In Ailuropoda melanoleuca isolate Jingjing chromosome 7, ASM200744v2, whole genome shotgun sequence, one genomic interval encodes:
- the LOC100478403 gene encoding olfactory receptor 13J1, protein MELVNRTEISEFFLKGFSGHPALEHLLFPLCSTMYLVTLLGNTAIVAVSILDVRLHTPMYFFLGNLSILDICYTSTFVPLMLVHLLSAQKTISFIGCAIQMCLSLATGSTECLLLAIMAYDRYLAICRPLRYPVLMSPRLCLLLVATAWVLCLVKSVTETVIAMRLPFCGHHVVSHFTCEILAVLKLACSDTSVSEAFLLVGAILLLPIPLAFICLSYTLILATVLRVPSAAGRRKAFSTCSAHLAVVMLFYGTVIFMYMKPKSKETRISDEAFTVLYAVVTPMLNPVIYSLRNKEVKEAARKVWGRSWTSK, encoded by the coding sequence ATGGAGCTGGTCAATAGGACGGAGATCTCAGAGTTCTTTCTGAAAGGATTTTCTGGCCACCCAGCCCTGGAGCACCTGCTCTTCCCCCTGTGTTCAACCATGTACTTGGTGACCCTGCTGGGGAACACGGCCATCGTGGCAGTGAGCATCCTGGACGTCCGCCTGCACacgcccatgtacttcttcctgggcAATCTCTCCATCCTGGACATCTGCTACACGTCTACTTTTGTGCCTCTGATGCTGGTCCACCTCCTGTCAGCCCAGAAGACCATCTCCTTTATTGGCTGCGCAATCCAGATGTGTCTGAGCCTAGCCACAGGCTCCACGGAGTGTCTACTTCTTGCCATCATGGCCTATGATCGCTACCTGGCCATTTGCCGGCCACTCAGGTACCCCGTGCTCATGAGCCCCCGGCTCTGCTTGTTGCTGGTGGCAACTGCCTGGGTCCTCTGTCTCGTCAAGTCAGTGACTGAGACAGTCATCGCCATGAGGCTGCCCTTCTGCGGTCACCATGTGGTCAGTCACTTCACCTGTGAGATCCTGGCCGTGCTGAAGCTGGCATGCAGTGACACGTCAGTCAGTGAAGCCTTCCTGCTGGTAGGGGCCATCCTGCTGCTGCCTATACCCCTGGCATTCATCTGCCTGTCCTACACACTTATCCTGGCCACCGTCCTGAGAGTGCCCTCAGCTGCTGGGCGCCGcaaagccttctccacctgctcgGCACACCTGGCTGTGGTGATGCTTTTCTATGGCACCGTCATATTCATGTACATGAAACCCAAGAGCAAAGAGACCCGCATCTCTGATGAGGCCTTCACAGTCCTCTATGCCGTGGTCACGCCCATGCTGAACCCTGTCATCTACAGCTTGAGGAACAAGGAGGTGAAGGAGGCTGCCAGGAAAGTGTGGGGTAGGAGCTGGACGTCCAAGTAA